Genomic window (Streptomyces sp. NBC_01431):
TGAGCTCTCGATCAAGCACGACGTCGACCCGAACGAGGTCGTCAAGGTCGGCGACGAGATCGAGGCCCTGGTTCTCCAGAAGGAGGACAAGGAAGGCCGTCTGATCCTGTCCAAGAAGCGCGCTCAGTACGAGCGTGCCTGGGGCACGATCGAGAAGATCAAGGAAGAAGACGGCATCGTCACCGGTACCGTCATCGAGGTCGTCAAGGGTGGTCTCATCCTCGACATCGGCCTCCGTGGCTTCCTGCCGGCCTCTCTCGTCGAGATGCGTCGTGTCCGCGACCTCCAGCCCTACGTGGGCAAGGAGCTCGAGGCGAAGATCATCGAGCTGGACAAGAACCGCAACAACGTGGTCCTGTCCCGCCGTGCCTGGCTCGAGCAGACCCAGTCCGAGGTTCGCCAGACGTTCCTCACCACCCTGCAGAAGGGTCAGGTCCGCTCCGGCGTCGTTTCCTCGATCGTCAACTTCGGTGCCTTCGTGGACCTGGGTGGCGTCGACGGTCTCGTCCACGTCTCCGAGCTGTCCTGGAAGCACATCGACCACCCCTCCGAGGTTGTCGAGGTCGGCCAGGAAGTCACCGTCGAGGTCCTCGACGTCGACATGGACCGCGAGCGTGTCTCCCTGTCGCTGAAGGCGACGCAGGAGGACCCGTGGCAGCAGTTCGCCCGTACGCACCAGATCGGGCAGGTTGTCCCCGGTAAGGTCACCAAGCTCGTTCCGTTCGGTGCGTTCGTGCGCGTCGACGAGGGCATCGAGGGCCTGGTCCACATCTCCGAGCTGGCCGAGCGTCACGTGGAGATCCCGGAGCAGGTCGTCCAGGTCAACGACGAGATCTTCGTCAAGGTCATCGACATCGACCTTGAGCGTCGCCGGATCTCGCTGTCCCTGAAGCAGGCCAACGAGTCCTTCGGTGCCGACCCGGCGTCGGTCGAGTTCGACCCGACCCTGTACGGCATGGCCGCGTCCTACGACGACCAGGGCAACTACATCTACCCCGAGGGCTTCGACCCCGAGACCAACGACTGGCTCGAGGGCTACGAGACCCAGCGCGAGGCGTGGGAGGGTCA
Coding sequences:
- the rpsA gene encoding 30S ribosomal protein S1 — translated: MTSSTETTSTTPQVAVNDIGNEEAFLAAIDETIKYFNDGDIVDGVIVKVDRDEVLLDIGYKTEGVIPSRELSIKHDVDPNEVVKVGDEIEALVLQKEDKEGRLILSKKRAQYERAWGTIEKIKEEDGIVTGTVIEVVKGGLILDIGLRGFLPASLVEMRRVRDLQPYVGKELEAKIIELDKNRNNVVLSRRAWLEQTQSEVRQTFLTTLQKGQVRSGVVSSIVNFGAFVDLGGVDGLVHVSELSWKHIDHPSEVVEVGQEVTVEVLDVDMDRERVSLSLKATQEDPWQQFARTHQIGQVVPGKVTKLVPFGAFVRVDEGIEGLVHISELAERHVEIPEQVVQVNDEIFVKVIDIDLERRRISLSLKQANESFGADPASVEFDPTLYGMAASYDDQGNYIYPEGFDPETNDWLEGYETQREAWEGQYAEAQSRFEQHQAQVIKSREADEAAAAEGAAAPAGAPAGVSGGSYSSESDDNSGALASDEALAALREKLAGGQS